From Caldanaerobius fijiensis DSM 17918:
TCATAATGTGGCAAACGCCAATACACCCGGATATTCGAGACAACAGGTAGTGCTGGAAGCCAATGCTCCGCAGGCGTATTTTAATATAAATACGGCTTACGGTTCTGGGCAGATTGGAGCAGGTGTCAGCATTCAGGATATAACCAGGGTTAGGGACATGTTTCTGGACGTCCAGTACAGAAACGAGAATAAAGCTCAAGGGGAGTGGCAGGCCAGAAGCGATGTACTTTCAGCGGTGGAGTACATATTTAATGAACCCAGCGATACGGGTATAAAGACTGTGATAGGGCAGTTTTTCGATTCATTGCAAGAGCTGAGCAAGAACCCTGAAAGTCTCGATGCTAGGGCTCTGGTAAGGCAAAGGGCTGTGGCACTTACAGATACTATAAACCACATGTATAGCCAGCTGGAAGATCAACAAAATCAGCTTAAGAGCCAGATCCAGTCTACGGTGGATCAGATAAACACTTATGCTAAACAGATCAGAGAGTTAAACGAACAGATCTATAAATTTGAGCAAATGGGAGATAGAGCCAATGACTTAAGGGACAAGCGGGATTATATAGTTGACCAGCTGTCAAAGCTCGTCAATATAAAAGCTTATGAGACTGCTGGTGGTCATTACAGGGTAGATATAGGAGGAAGGCCGCTGGTAGACCATATTAGTTCATATGAGATATTTTACAAACCGGATGGCACCAGCCTCGGTGAGGTATTCAAGTGGTCTGTGGACGGCCAGGGCGTTGATGTGGAGAGCGGTACATTGAAAGGCATGTACGATATGGCCTATGATGATAAACAGGGCATCCCTTATTACAAGAATAAGTTAGATGAATTTGCTTATACCTTTGCAACGAAATTTAACGAGATACATACAAATGGATATGGGCTGGATGGATCATCGGGTGTGGATTTCTTTAAGATCGATGCAACTTTATATACCGACACATCCCATAGGGGCTATGCCAAGGTGTTTGCTGTATCTGACGATATTCTGAATGCTTCCAATGGGCTTAACAAGATAGCGGCGGCGAAGAAAGATGGTCCCAATTTGCCAGTAGACACAGGGGATAACAGGAATGTAATAGACCTCATAAATTTAAGGCATGATCCAACGGTCTTCAACCTGGATGACCAGAATAAAGGCACATTAGATGATTATATAAATTCACTCATATCAGGTCTTGGGGTGGACAGCCAGCAAGCTAAGAGAATGGCGGAAAACCAGGCGGCGCTTACCAAACAGGTGGATATGTTAAGGAAGCAGGTATCGGGGGTATCCCTGGACGAAGAGATGACCAATATGATCAGGTTCCAGCATTCTTACGAAGCAGCTGCCAGGATGATTACGGCTATTGATCAGATGCTGGATGTACTTATAAACAACACCGGTGTTGTCGGGAGGTGATAGCAGTTGAGAGTGACAAATAACATGATGATAGACAATATGCTAATGGATTTGAACAACAATTTAAACCGCATGATGCAGACACAGAAACAGATGTCTTCTGGAGTTAAGTTCAAGGCTCCTTCGGATGATCCCATAGCTGTTTCCAGGGCGCTAATTTTAAAGAGTATACTTCACGACAACCAACAATATACTAAAAATGCACAGGATGGCGTGTCATGGCTGGACCTTACTGATACGGCTTTAAATCAGCTGACAAAGGATTTGCAGAGGGTGAGGGAGCTGGCTGTACAGGGTTCTAATGGAACGTTGAGCAAAGAGGACTCTTTTAGTATAGCGCAGGAGATACAGCAGATAAGAGATGACATGGTCAAAATAGGCAATACCACATATGCAGGAAGGTATATATTTGGGGGATACAATACCCAAAATCCGCCTTTGACAGTGCAGCCGTCTGATGGCACAATTACGTACAGAGGGATTAACGGCGGCGTGACGCCCCAGGAGATTGAATTTGAGGTTGGACAGGGCATAAGCATACCTGTCAATGTAGAGGCATATCAGGTGTTTGGGACCAGGGACAGTGCTAACGGCAAAAATGATATTTTTACTGATTTAGATAATTTGATAGATGCCCTCAACAAGGGTGATACTCAGGCGGTATCTTCAATGCTGGGCAAAATCGACGATCATTTGAATAATGTTCTGGCTGTAAGAGCTGACATAGGTGCGCGGCAAAACAGGATGCAGCTTATATTGGATAGATTGCAGGACGACAACCTGAATTATACCGATCTTTTGTCAAAAACTCAGGATGTGGATATTGCTGAAATATCTATGAAGCTAGCCAACGATCAAAACGTGTATATAGCATCTCTTATGCTGGGTTCAAAGATAATAATGCCGACACTGGTAGAATTTATAAGATAGGAGGTATTATGGGTGAATGTAATACCAGCCGTAAACAATGTTCCTGCTATAAAGCCGGTCAAGGGAGAGACGGATAGGGAAGTACGCCTTAAAAAAGAAGGTAGCGACTTGCAAAACAGTTCTGAGAAGGATGTTGATGAAGTCAAAAAGAGTGCGTTAATTAAAGCGGTTGAGGATGCCAATAAAAAGATTAAGGATCTCAATATAAGATTAGAACTTTCTGTTCATGAAAAGACCAAAGATATAGTTATAAGGTTTATCAATAGCGAGACCAACGAGGTAGTGAAAGAATATCCACCAGAGAAGTATCTGGATATGATAGCAAGTCTGTGGGAATTAGCGGGATTATTTGTGGACAAAAAGGTATAAAGGGGATGATAACGTGATAAGCCCTATAAACACGCTCAGGATAACTGGCCTTGCAACAGGTCTTGATATAGATTCCATAGTAAAGCAGCTGATGCAGGTTCAGCGCATACCTTTGGACAAGCTGGAACAGAAAAAACAGATACTGGAGTGGCAGAGAGATGACTACAGGAGTATAAATACTGCCATAAGCGCATTGAGGGACCTGACCTTCAATATGACGCTTCAGGGGACTTATTTGAAGTATAAAGCTGATGTAACGGCGACACCTGGAAGCACTAACGGCAATGCGGGTGCAGTTTCAGCAACACCAGGGGCATCGGCTGTGGAAGGTAGTTATACTATTACAGTAAATAATTTGGCTAAACCTGCAAGTCTGGTGAGCACGTCAGATGTTACGATAGACCCGACAAAAAAGTTATCTGAACAAGGTATTACTTCAGTAGATTTTACTATAACTGTATATCAGGTAGATGCCAATGGGAATCCCATAAAAGACAGCAGTGGAGCTCAAATTAAGTATTTAGCAACATTTAGTTCAACAGGTACAGATACTAATGGTTCTTATAAAGTAGATACAAGTATGACTTTAAATGATATTATAAACAAGATAAATAGCGCCAAAGATGCTAGTGGTAATAGCCTTGGTGTAAAGGCTTCTTTTGATGCTGTGCTAAAGAGATTTGTGCTCACCACTACTGGTATGGGTGGTAATGCAAAGATTGAAGTAACAGATAATAATTCAACGACATTTATGAGTGGTACTTTAAAGCTATCATCCAATGGCAGCACTACGATTTCGGCGTCTGGAAGTGATGCTTCTTATAGCTATACTAACAAGCAAATAAATTTGACTGTTTCCAACCTTACTTCCCATACTAATACCGTCACGATAAACGGTACTACATATAACCTCCTTGCATTAGGTAGTGCCGATGTTACCATAAAGAAGGACACCGATGCCATATATCAATCCATAAAAGACTTTATAGATAAATACAACAACACAATAGATACAATTTATAAGAAGTATACAGAGCCCAGGTATCCCGATTATCTTCCGCTGACAGATGACCAGAAGCAGCAGCTTACGGATACCCAGCAGCAACAGTGGACGGAGAAGGCAAAAAGCGGATTGCTAAAGGGCGATGATATGCTTGGCAGCATAATGGCAAATATGAGGAAAATAATGTCTGCTACTGTAGGTGATTCTTCATTTACGTATAGAACTATGTACCAGATAGGTCTAAGTACATCCAGTTATTGGATTGATAAAACGGGCAAGATCATCATAGATGAGGCTAAGTTGAAAGATGCTATTAATAACAACCTGGATGCCGTTATAAAGCTTTTTACAAATCCATTTCCCACAGATTCCAGCGGCAAAATAATCCAATCGCAAAAATCTCAAGGTGGGTTGGCCGTACAGCTCAAGGACTATCTGGATTCTGCTATAAAACAGCTTAAAGACAAAGCAGGGACCAGTGATATGCTTTATGATAACAGCTACATATCTCAGCAGATACAGCAATACAATCAGCAGATATCCGACATGCAGGCACGCCTGACAGAGATGGAAAATAGGTATTATGAGCAGTTTACGCGGCTTGAAACTGCTATGCAGCAGATGAATGCTCAAAGTGCATGGCTTGCCCAGCAGTTAGGAGGTGGTAAATGATGATTAACAATCCGTACCAGCAATACAGGACTGATGCGGTGATGACCGCTTCGCCTGAAGAGCTTACATTGATGCTTTACGATGGAATTATACGGTTTTTAAATCAAGCGAAAGAGGCTATATTATCGCGGGATATGCAGACAGCCCATGAGAAATTGATAAGGGTACAGGATATATTAAATGAGCTCAATGCTACACTGGACAGAAGCTATGATATAGCCTCTAATTTAGCCAGTATATACGACTTTATGATTCGCAAAACTATAGAGGCCAATATAAAAAAAGACGTAAATATTATAGATGAGGTATTGGAATTTGCAAGAGACCTTCGAAATACATGGCAGCAGGCTATGAAAATCGCCAGGAAGGATAGCGCGAGATAGCCATGCAAAAGGTAGATTTGGAAGAATGGTACCGATTGACATTGGAGCAGCAAAGGGCACTAGAGGAGCAGGATATACAAAAACTTGTTGATGTTACAAATAAAAAACAGGAGATCATAAACGCTTGTAACGAGGGTATTTATGTTTTGAATGATGACGGCAGGCGTAAAGAATTGTTAAGTGAGATACTGGAATTAGAAAAAGCTAATTTAGATGCAGCGGCACGGTTAAAGGAAGAGATAATAAGCAAGATCGCAAACATAAGGTATGGAAAAAATGCCATCAGAGGTTATCTTGTTCATGGTCATGATTTTTCTGCATATGTAGATAAAAGAAAGTAAAAAGTACACAAAAATACCCCCTATCATATTAATAGGTAAGGGGGTATTTTTTATGAAAATTCTCATCGCTTCGATATGGATGTATCCATTTCCAGGCAGTGTTTCGTCTCACATAAGAGCATTAAAAGTCATGCTAGAACGTTTGAGCCACAGTGTAGATGTGGTTTTTCCTGATTATCCTGAATGCCAAGACACTTCGCTCATAAAATTTTATGAGAAAGCCAGGCATTCACTGGCCGATAAGGTGGAATTGAAACTGAGATCTACTAAGTACGATGTAATAAGCTGCCACGATGTAATGTCATTTCTTGCTTGTCTGTTTTTAAACGTGAATGCGCCACAGCTGCTTACTGTTCACGGCTACATGAGCGATGATGCGTTGGCTGCAAAACTTGTGGCTGAAAATTCTGCTGAGGAGAAATACCTCAGGTATTGCGAGCGAATCGCCTATCAGAATGCACCTGCAATAATTGCAGTTGATGCAAATATAAGGGATTACATAAAGTCTATTGCAGGTATAAAAAAGATAATCGTATTAAAAAGTTTCGTGGATATGGAACTTTTTAAGCCTATGGAGAGGGATGAGGGGTTTAAGAAAAAGTTGGGTATACCTGATAATAGGTTTGTGATATTGTGTCCTCGAAGGCTTACAGCAAAAAATGGGATAAATTATCTTTTGGAGGCTTTCAGGATATTGCTGGACCGGAATGTAAAAGCATATCTTGTGATAGCAGGTGATGGAGAAGAGCGAAAAAATCTTATAAACATGGCTGAAAGCCTTGGCCTAACAGGCCATTATTTGATGCTGGGATCTGTAAACCATTCTATAATGCCTATGTTTTACGCCATCGCTGATGTGGTCTGTATACCATCTGTTGTTATAGGAAATATGAGTGCAGACACACCCATATCTGCTCTTGAAGGGATGATGTGCGGCAAAGTAGTCGTCGCTTCGGACATTGGTGGGATAAAAGATATAATAAAGAATGGGATAAATGGCATTTTGGTTAAACAGAGGGATCCTTATGCTATAGCCGATGGAATTATGAGAGTATTAAGAGATGAGGGCTTAAGGCACTATTTAGAAAGAAATGCTTATGCCACAGCCCTTCAGGGGCATTCCAGTATTTTTGCTGCTAAGATCTATTTGAAAATATTTGAGAGATTGCTTGGTGAAAATTAAAATATTTTTTGTAAGTGCTTGTGCTTTTGTAAATAATATGATATAATCAATGTAATTTAAACCATTAATTCAAAGTGAGGGGATTTTTTGATGTATCAGGACAAAGTTTTAGTATGTAAGGATTGCGGGAAGGAGTTTACCTGGACCGCGGGTGAGCAGGAGTTTTATGCTGAAAAAGGATTTCAGAATGCTCCGGTGAGGTGCAAGGCGTGTAGGACTGCGAGAAAGCAAAACCACAGGAACAACGGTGGTTTCAGGCAGCGCCGAGCAAGTTCAATGGAATTATAATCCCCTTGCT
This genomic window contains:
- the flgK gene encoding flagellar hook-associated protein FlgK, giving the protein MSSLFYGFEIAKTGLFASQKALDVTGHNVANANTPGYSRQQVVLEANAPQAYFNINTAYGSGQIGAGVSIQDITRVRDMFLDVQYRNENKAQGEWQARSDVLSAVEYIFNEPSDTGIKTVIGQFFDSLQELSKNPESLDARALVRQRAVALTDTINHMYSQLEDQQNQLKSQIQSTVDQINTYAKQIRELNEQIYKFEQMGDRANDLRDKRDYIVDQLSKLVNIKAYETAGGHYRVDIGGRPLVDHISSYEIFYKPDGTSLGEVFKWSVDGQGVDVESGTLKGMYDMAYDDKQGIPYYKNKLDEFAYTFATKFNEIHTNGYGLDGSSGVDFFKIDATLYTDTSHRGYAKVFAVSDDILNASNGLNKIAAAKKDGPNLPVDTGDNRNVIDLINLRHDPTVFNLDDQNKGTLDDYINSLISGLGVDSQQAKRMAENQAALTKQVDMLRKQVSGVSLDEEMTNMIRFQHSYEAAARMITAIDQMLDVLINNTGVVGR
- the flgL gene encoding flagellar hook-associated protein FlgL, with product MTNNMMIDNMLMDLNNNLNRMMQTQKQMSSGVKFKAPSDDPIAVSRALILKSILHDNQQYTKNAQDGVSWLDLTDTALNQLTKDLQRVRELAVQGSNGTLSKEDSFSIAQEIQQIRDDMVKIGNTTYAGRYIFGGYNTQNPPLTVQPSDGTITYRGINGGVTPQEIEFEVGQGISIPVNVEAYQVFGTRDSANGKNDIFTDLDNLIDALNKGDTQAVSSMLGKIDDHLNNVLAVRADIGARQNRMQLILDRLQDDNLNYTDLLSKTQDVDIAEISMKLANDQNVYIASLMLGSKIIMPTLVEFIR
- a CDS encoding flagellar protein FlaG, with protein sequence MNVIPAVNNVPAIKPVKGETDREVRLKKEGSDLQNSSEKDVDEVKKSALIKAVEDANKKIKDLNIRLELSVHEKTKDIVIRFINSETNEVVKEYPPEKYLDMIASLWELAGLFVDKKV
- the fliD gene encoding flagellar filament capping protein FliD, giving the protein MISPINTLRITGLATGLDIDSIVKQLMQVQRIPLDKLEQKKQILEWQRDDYRSINTAISALRDLTFNMTLQGTYLKYKADVTATPGSTNGNAGAVSATPGASAVEGSYTITVNNLAKPASLVSTSDVTIDPTKKLSEQGITSVDFTITVYQVDANGNPIKDSSGAQIKYLATFSSTGTDTNGSYKVDTSMTLNDIINKINSAKDASGNSLGVKASFDAVLKRFVLTTTGMGGNAKIEVTDNNSTTFMSGTLKLSSNGSTTISASGSDASYSYTNKQINLTVSNLTSHTNTVTINGTTYNLLALGSADVTIKKDTDAIYQSIKDFIDKYNNTIDTIYKKYTEPRYPDYLPLTDDQKQQLTDTQQQQWTEKAKSGLLKGDDMLGSIMANMRKIMSATVGDSSFTYRTMYQIGLSTSSYWIDKTGKIIIDEAKLKDAINNNLDAVIKLFTNPFPTDSSGKIIQSQKSQGGLAVQLKDYLDSAIKQLKDKAGTSDMLYDNSYISQQIQQYNQQISDMQARLTEMENRYYEQFTRLETAMQQMNAQSAWLAQQLGGGK
- the fliS gene encoding flagellar export chaperone FliS; the protein is MMINNPYQQYRTDAVMTASPEELTLMLYDGIIRFLNQAKEAILSRDMQTAHEKLIRVQDILNELNATLDRSYDIASNLASIYDFMIRKTIEANIKKDVNIIDEVLEFARDLRNTWQQAMKIARKDSAR
- a CDS encoding glycosyltransferase family 4 protein — translated: MKILIASIWMYPFPGSVSSHIRALKVMLERLSHSVDVVFPDYPECQDTSLIKFYEKARHSLADKVELKLRSTKYDVISCHDVMSFLACLFLNVNAPQLLTVHGYMSDDALAAKLVAENSAEEKYLRYCERIAYQNAPAIIAVDANIRDYIKSIAGIKKIIVLKSFVDMELFKPMERDEGFKKKLGIPDNRFVILCPRRLTAKNGINYLLEAFRILLDRNVKAYLVIAGDGEERKNLINMAESLGLTGHYLMLGSVNHSIMPMFYAIADVVCIPSVVIGNMSADTPISALEGMMCGKVVVASDIGGIKDIIKNGINGILVKQRDPYAIADGIMRVLRDEGLRHYLERNAYATALQGHSSIFAAKIYLKIFERLLGEN
- a CDS encoding zinc-ribbon domain-containing protein, with product MYQDKVLVCKDCGKEFTWTAGEQEFYAEKGFQNAPVRCKACRTARKQNHRNNGGFRQRRASSMEL